In Fluviicola sp., the sequence GACCCACTCCCTGGATTCCCGCATTGGTAAACCAGGTAAAGGTATAAGCGGTGGAACCTCCTGTTCCCGTTACATTCAGAGTTGAAGCATCTCCCGAACAAGTTACCAGATCCGGCGTAATGGAAGTAATTGACAGAGCAACCGGCTCAGTAATGACGAAATCAACCGTGTCGGTACATCCGCCCACATTGTATACAATCACCTGGTGATTTCCTGCTGCCAGGCCATTCACCACGAAAGGAGTTGGAATCGGTGTATTTGCACCACCGTCCAGGGAATATTCCGTAGCATTGGCAACTGTTAAAGTCGCTGATCCGTTTGCGATTCCATGACAATTAGCCGCTGTCGGAACTGCAGTAACCGTAGGGTTGATCTCCGTAACTGTAATAGTCGCTGAAGAAACACACCCGTTGGAATCTACTGAATAGGTATAAACTCCCGGGTTCATCGTAATCGGATCGTAAGGCATGGCAACCGCCGCGCCGGCAGGATTCTTCCAGGTTCCGTTCGGAGAAGCTCCCGGTCCGAGAAGCGGGAATAAATCCGTTGGAGCGCCCTGCGCACAAATCGTTAGTGTATTATTTGCTCCCGGGTAAGCAGAAGCAGAAATATTAACGTTTACCTGATCCGTAGTTGCACACAATGGATGACCTGTCGGGTAAACGGTCAAAGTCAAAGTCGTATTGGTACTCACAGTAGCTGTCGGTGTCAAAATTGCCGGGTTCGAAACTGCACCTGCAGGAGTCCACTCAAAAGTTAAGTTCCCCAAACAGTTTCCGGTTAAATTGTGAACCGTAGTGGAAGCATTTCCGTTTGTTCCGTCAGACAATACTACGGAACCGGAAGCGTCCAATACTTCATAGGAACATTCGTTAATAAAAGATCCGGCACCGTCAAACTCAACGGTAAATGCGGCCCCATTTGGTATCGATAAGGTATAGGTTGCTGCTAATCCGGTTGCAATCGTAAAGCTTGAAGTAACCCCATTGACGGTAACGTGCAAATTATTCCCGTTCCAGCCGTCACCCCACGAATCTTCGAGGTTGAAGGTATAATCACAACTCGTATTTCCACCAACGATGTTTCCATCCAATTGAATCGGTGTTCCGTTACAGATTGTTGCATCTGCACCGGCATCCGCCTGTGGATTTTCATTCACTGTTACTGTTACACTTGAGTCGTTCTGACATCCGAAATTGTCCAATACAATGTAATTGTAAGTATAAGTTCCGGGTGCTCCCGGGTTAATGGTCAACACATCACCGTCGGTAGATCGTGTTCCGTAAATTGCCGGTAAAACCCAGTAAGAAGAATCGCTTCCCAAACCAATTTGCGGCTCGAAAGTAGTTACCGGTTCGTATAAATACGGAGCCATGTTCAATTCAAAAGAAAACAATGTTCCGTCATCCGCAGCCCAGTTATCTACCACGATCAATGTCCAGACTCCGTTCAAAGGACAACCCAACAGGTTGCTAAACGGCTGGATCGGTTCGTAATCTCCGGCAGGAAGTGTTCCGAAACCGTTATTGTTAGCCCAGTCAACCCAGGTTTCAGTGGCAGTCGGTGTAAAACAGTAATTGAAAGGTGTTCCCTGAGTAGAAGGATCCGAACAATCCACATTATCCAACTGGTTTGGAATCCCGATCTGGGTTCCGCCTCCACCCTGCTGGTGCAATACCTGACTTTGCCCGTTCGGACATTCAACGATAACTACCAAATCTCCCATGAAAGAGTGCTCCATTTCGAGACACAAACTCTCCAGATCGCTCACTTGTGTCAGCGTTGCGCCGGCACTGAATCCGGTTTGAGTAATCGGAATTTCCTGGGCAACACCCAATTGGTCATCCGTTAAACATCCGTCATCCACAGTAGCAGATCCCGGAAATCCTGTCCAGGTTACCGGATAAAGTACCGGTTGTGCGGTAAGGACAACACTTTCTCCCATACACAAGGTCGTATCACCCGGGAAAGCTTCAAAGGTCGGCAAAGTAGCCACGAAAACCTGTAAATCAAGTAAGTTGGTATTGGTACAGCCGTTATTATCTGTTACAATCAATTGTACACGGTATTGGCCCGGAGCAGAAAAACTGTGTGACACATTTTGTCCTGTTGCAGTTGTTCCGTCCATGAAATCCCATGCGTAATTCGCCAGTGTAAATCCGGGAGCTGCGAAAGATCCCACACCGGAGAAATCAACCTGTTCGCCGATACAAATGCGCGTACTGTCAGGAGTTTCCCCCGCAACAATGAAACCTCCTGCTGTTGGTGTAGCACAAGGTGTTGTACAGGTTGCACTTGCGGTAAACATTCCGGTTCCCGTAGAATTGGATCTGAAACGGATCGTCAAACAACCGGACGTATTCAATGGCGTACACATGATTACTACTCCCTGAAGCTGAGTTCCTGAATAGGTTCCCAAAGTGGGTGCAGAAGTCGAGTTTCCGTCGTAAACATCCATGTAATCCACGTTTGTCACGTTCGGAGAAGGGTTGTCATCCGCTGTACTTAGCTGAAACGTATTAAATACAAGGGTAATCACATCTCCCGGAGTATCCGGACAGATCGTTACCACCACCGTTTCGTTGTTTCCGTAACCGGCACCTCCCTGTCCTCCGGAGTCAATGATGAAACCGTTACAGGTACTGAATGTTTGCCCGCTGATTGCCGGGCTCATTTGGATGTTCGTTTGCGAAAAAGTATTGTACGCCAATAAGGTTATCAGCGCAAAAAGAAAATTCTTCATAAGGTTACAGGTGTGTT encodes:
- a CDS encoding PKD domain-containing protein — its product is MKNFLFALITLLAYNTFSQTNIQMSPAISGQTFSTCNGFIIDSGGQGGAGYGNNETVVVTICPDTPGDVITLVFNTFQLSTADDNPSPNVTNVDYMDVYDGNSTSAPTLGTYSGTQLQGVVIMCTPLNTSGCLTIRFRSNSTGTGMFTASATCTTPCATPTAGGFIVAGETPDSTRICIGEQVDFSGVGSFAAPGFTLANYAWDFMDGTTATGQNVSHSFSAPGQYRVQLIVTDNNGCTNTNLLDLQVFVATLPTFEAFPGDTTLCMGESVVLTAQPVLYPVTWTGFPGSATVDDGCLTDDQLGVAQEIPITQTGFSAGATLTQVSDLESLCLEMEHSFMGDLVVIVECPNGQSQVLHQQGGGGTQIGIPNQLDNVDCSDPSTQGTPFNYCFTPTATETWVDWANNNGFGTLPAGDYEPIQPFSNLLGCPLNGVWTLIVVDNWAADDGTLFSFELNMAPYLYEPVTTFEPQIGLGSDSSYWVLPAIYGTRSTDGDVLTINPGAPGTYTYNYIVLDNFGCQNDSSVTVTVNENPQADAGADATICNGTPIQLDGNIVGGNTSCDYTFNLEDSWGDGWNGNNLHVTVNGVTSSFTIATGLAATYTLSIPNGAAFTVEFDGAGSFINECSYEVLDASGSVVLSDGTNGNASTTVHNLTGNCLGNLTFEWTPAGAVSNPAILTPTATVSTNTTLTLTVYPTGHPLCATTDQVNVNISASAYPGANNTLTICAQGAPTDLFPLLGPGASPNGTWKNPAGAAVAMPYDPITMNPGVYTYSVDSNGCVSSATITVTEINPTVTAVPTAANCHGIANGSATLTVANATEYSLDGGANTPIPTPFVVNGLAAGNHQVIVYNVGGCTDTVDFVITEPVALSITSITPDLVTCSGDASTLNVTGTGGSTAYTFTWFTNAGIQGVGQNINVNTITTTQYCVVMTEACGSQPDSACMTITVPQPLNLVLTPDDADGCYPHHVIFSNNTPGPGAPLLNTIDFGDGSPVITTEALDTCSHTYEHPGVYTVSIMTLSDSGCTYMNTFTNMITVYDNPVADFNISPNPTTIFETHIQLNNLSSTDVVSYSWSIPGGEPNQSSLEDVGVDLPEGVVANYAITLVVTSEHGCIDSVTKIAQVLSDVILYAPNTFTPDGDEFNQTWFLYMDGIDIQQFNLKVFNRWGEVVWESNDPAGRWDGTYQGMIVPNGQYTWILETKELVSDKKYTFNGYINVLR